agcctcaatttcttatTTGTGGAAGGAAGAAGAGTATTTTATCATCTCCACTGAACTGTGAGTTAACACACCTCAAAATGATTTGTAATGAGCTATATAAGTAGAAAGGATGGTCATTTTCTCAAGTACTGGGGTTCACTGAATAATTATTGTCACAAACAATGCTTTCATTTCAGATGTTTCCACTTTTCTGGGGAACAGCAAATTATAACGTAGTACTCTATAAATCATGTGGGCAATGTCCTTACCTTTAAAATGCTATGGTGGTATCATCCCCATTCTACACACAGACCAATAAGGTAAAATGTGACCCAAGGTGACAGAACAAGTTATTGATGAAAGTTCTGCTGAACTCCTTTCATCGATAACCAACACTGCAGCACATATAGAAAAATTCAACTGTTTCAGCAACTCACTCACACATCCAAAAGAACAGGAAAtctcagataaaatatttaaattgctcAAGGGGGCCTCAAATGCTAAGAGTATATACATTTTGGGAGGCAATGTACCAAAGTGGTTAAGAGAATGGTCCCAGGGGCTTGACTGCCAGGTGGGATTGGAGTCCCACCTACTTAGATGTGTAAACTTAacctttttgtgcctcagtttctctatctataaaatggaaaaaataatagtaactctCAGGGTGTTATGATGATAAATGATGTGATATATGTACAGCAGTCAGAACAGTGCCCAAAGTCCATATGAGCAGTAACtattatttttcaacataaaaatatttgaatttatcatcactaaaaattttttttcagatacagTTTACAGTTAACATATCCTCAGTGGAAGtactgtgatttctttcatttggATTTGGATGTAACCATCAAATACTGCCATATTTCTGAAACTTACCTGATATGGTCGCTACTAAAACTAATGTTCCATTTTCCTTCCAGTGAGTATCATCAATTCCTTCAAAAAAGCAGGCAGCTCCTTGATTACACCAGAAAGGGGCATTCATTTCAGGTCGGATATGGGGAAATGTGCAGTTGCCAAGTTGGAAAAGTTCATACCATTCCATTGTGTAGTTCTTGCCAGTTAATTTACTCCTGAATCCAATGGCATCGTGCATAATTTTCTGTGTAAAGATAACATATGCATAAAAATTTGGGAAGTAACCATGGGTCTAGGTAACCTGATGGGAGAAAATTGTGGCACATCACACAGAATTAACCGTTCAGCTGTTCTTCCTCTGCGTTGCTATTCTCATGTTCACTCTGTGGCCACACGAACTCCAGGCCCTCGTCCACTCTGGCTTTGGCCACTGCAGCTCATCTCAGACAGGAGGGATGTATGCTATATGGACATGCTCGTAATTTCCTTACAGCTCAGAGTAAGTATGAGAAGCCTCTATGCCACAGTCTCAGGGAGGAGGAACTCTATATACCTCACAAGGTGATGAGCCAACCTGGAAAAGAGCCTACAACAGGGCCTGGAAATCAGAGGtgctccctgcctgcctggccccttcTGGGCCTCCTTCCCTCTCACTTTCCAGGAGCTGGGTATAAGAGGTGGGTGGGTTCAGATTCACAAtatcaaaaggaattaaaatgattACATTATTATTGTCAAGAttacaaaaactggaaataaccgtTTTTGactgttcattttaaatatgctaaCAGGAACACCAATAAACATCATCTAAAACCAGCCATTTGATAGTGATTACTCCCTCAAATCAACTTAATAGCCAATCATTTAACCAAAGTTACAAGATCAAGATGCATCCTTACCAAGTGTCCCAGAAGGTCTCCATATTTAAATTCCCAGACTGGGGCTTGTAATCGGAAGACTTCGATGACATCATCACCCTTCATAACTGGGACAGGTGAGCCAGTTGGACAGAAAGTGTACTTGGCCTGACAGTAAGGATCTGGTTCTGGACGGAAGGAAAAGCgtctaataaagaaaaagaaaccatcaaCTTAGATTCTAACAGAAATTTGGTTTTTCTCACACATTTTTGAATCCAGATTTTAACTGCACCATTAGAAGCATTCTTAGGGAAAATAGTCAAAGCTCAGACCGTAGTGAATaaacttacattttatttgttatcCTGTGAACTTCTAATGATGACTTTAATAGCAAATGATGACTTGCATGCAAGCTTCCCTGTGTCTCACTCTCATTGTGACAATTTGTGGAGACAGAGACcatgtcttaaaatatttatagctcCAGATCTTATCATAGTAGACACATACAAATGTTtacagaataaatgaatatttttccaacGTGTTTAATTTTCCAAACAATCCATACATTAAGATTCAAAGATAATTATTAGTAGGATATAGTTTACATTTACTTAAGAATGAACCAACATTCATTCcaccaatatttactgagaatcGACTATGTGTAGGGCACTATactaggaaggaaggaaacaaaaattaaaacactgtTCCCCTTCTCACTGACCTGGGTGGGAGCTGAGAAGACATTAAACAAGTAATGACGTGCACTGTGGTAGGTGCTAAAGAAACAGAGTCCTGTGGGCACGAAGGAGGGAGAAATCATTTTTACCCAGTGTGGGTGTGGGCTGGGTcggggtggggaggacaaagAAAGAGATGAAGGCCTGGCCTAAGGGTTTTATATACTCGCAGAGGTtggaacagaagaaacaaaatgttaagCATTGTAAGACAAATGTGGCACACTTGAAGGGTCTCTAGTAGGTACGGAAGACTAGAATTAAGGCCTCAGGGCAGCAGTGGAGACAGGACAGGCAGGGGCTGCCATTTTGTCACTAAGAAAGTGTGACTGGCACCTCCTCCCCTGGAATCCTACAACTGGAGAGGGGTGAGCTTCAAGGATGTTAAGTAGCAGATCTCATGGGATCTTACTTTACGAATTAGAGAAGGGTGAGGAGAGAGGCCGAATTAAAGCTGAGAGATCACTAGGAGGTGACTGCAATAACGCAGGCAAAGAAAAGAAGGCCACAGCAATAGGACTAGAGGGGGAGTGTGGCTGAATTCAGCTCAAAAGACACTTGTCACCTATACCTGGCACTAGGAAAGAAGAATAAATGGCAGCTTCCATCCTCTAAGAATCCTAGATCCCTAAGGTTCTAGCCAGATCTATTGTTTTACAACCCTAACACATCaacaaaaatttctattttaagaaattaaaatattaatgttaactAAAAACATTAACAACTCTTCCAAAAGTTTATGCCACTTAGGCACACTGTTTTTAGACACTTAACTGGTTTaaacaaacacatatttttcACTTACCCACAGCAAAATCTATTTTAGGTCAAGGGTAATTTAAAACACCTAAGTGTGAACTTAATAAAGTTGAATGGTATTATATCCAACTAAGGGGTTTAGATGGGGGCATGCACTTAATACGCGggacttttaaagaaaacacaagccACCGTCAACACTTTGCCCTAATATTAAACCAAATAGTTTGGATTTACaatctctttcttgttttattgtacaatttttactttttacaaacattttactaacattttcaagaaaacaaGCTTCAATCACAAACTTCTCTTTTCACGTAGTAtatcaagcaaaacaaaaaagtggTGCAAACCATACAGTGAGCAGAAAACACTAATATCTCAGTTTGGCATCAGCTAGCAGTTCCTATTTTGTCATGCAAAATAGTTGTGTTTTCAAAAGCTGCTGGTCTTTCTCCTCCCCGATGTTGTCATCGTTTTCTCTATGTTTAGCTATCTAGCAAGCCTAGGCTGTATCTTCCAGGTTAAAGGTTCAAATCAGCTTCACAGGTTTGTAGCATTTGTCCTCGATTTATGACCCGCGTCCTGCCTCTGGGTTTAAGTGACCAACCTTCCCGGTTCGCCCGGGACTGAACGAGAAGGGGATTCCCTGGACGCGGAACTCTTAGTGCCAACATTGGGAAGTCCCGGCCCCACCAGGGCGAGTTGGCCACGCTGTAAACTGTGCCAAATGCCACGCAGTAATAACTGACAGTGCTAAATAAGTAATAGGTGTGATATTTAAAGTCTTTCTAAACTATTCAAGAAATCGGTTACTAAGTCACTCCATAGAATAACATTACTCCCTTTTCCTTCCACGACTGGGGACTGCCCATAGCCTGGCTCCGGCGTCCCGAGAGGAAGAAGAAACGTCCCAGGGCTGGCGACCCGCTGCGGGTCCCGAACTCTCAACTTCGCTCCCAACCGCGCTCAGAGCCTCCCCGAGCGCGCCTCGCGCCGTCGCGCGCCCCGCCACGAAGAGCGTCCGgcccgcccccggccccagcccaACCCGGCCGTGCGCgcgcccgccgcccccgcccccagagCCAACCCGGCCGCGCGCGcgcccgccgcccccggccccagcGCCAACCCGGCCGCGCGcgcgcccgccccggccccaGCCCAACCCGGTCGTGCGCGCGCCCGCCGCCCCCTGCCCCAGCGCCAACCGGGCCGCGCGCGCCGCCGCCGCACTCACTTGTAGGGCACCGGCCAGCGGCGTCTTGGGGCGCCGCCCGAGGCCCGGGGCCAGCACCAAGTCGCCGCCAGCCAGAGCAGCGCCAGGGCCCAGCGCCACGACGCGCGTCCCGGAACCGCGCCCCGCCGCCCCTTGGCCCCCGGGCCGCTGTTGCCCGCCTGCGCCATAAGGCGGCTCCCGCTGCTTCCGGCGCCTCCGGGGCCCGGCGGCAGCGGACGACCGAGCATGCGCAGAGCCGGGAGCCGGGTTCGGGCTTCCGTCCGGCTCAGCCCGGTGCCGGGCCCAGGCCTCGGCCGCGAGGGCACGGCCCGGTGCTGTCGGCTCCGCGCGCGTGACGCCTCCACGCCCCCCGCCGGGCGGCGGCGTCCAAGCGCTGCAGTCCGGGGCGGGGCTTTGGTCGGGCTCCCCGAGGAATCCCAGCCAAGCCTCGGGCCGCCTCACCTGTAGTGCCTCCCGGCCCGGGTTAAAGGTGCCTCTTCTGCGGAGCTGCACTAACCTGCTTCCGACAAGAACCAGCAAAACAAAAATCCGGTTCCTCCCGTGGATTCCCTAGCACCGAACTCTTCCCCATCTCACAGGGCCCAGACTAGGCGCCAGCACACATCTGAGTGAATGAGAATGTTTGGGGGCGGTGGGTGCAGTGAGAAGACTGGGGACAATGACGGGGAAATGATTGGCACTGACAACGCATAATCCGTGCTGCCACCCAAGTGCTGTTGAAGCCACTCCCGCTCTCTCAGTAGGGGAGATTCTACGTTACCTTCTCTTCTTGGACCCTTTAGCCACCAACAGAAAACAATGGGATCAACTGCTCTGTTTTGAGGAGACGATCGTTTCCATGCTGTTAGACGAATACCGAGTTATGTCTATAAGTACATTAAAATCCTTATCACATGTGCCACTTGTTTTATGAGAGCAGCCTTGCCGAGCCCTGGCAGACCAGGGCTTCATCAGCCTCCCCCAGAACACGCGTGAGCCATCCTAGTATTTGTAAGCATGTTGGACCAAGCAATGAGGCTTCTGTAGCCAGAGGTGATCACCACAATCCGGGTCTGTGGAGGGGTGGGGTAGTGGGGTGGCGGTGTCACTTTGTGCCCTCCAAACTCCTGAGGGCAGATGGAAATCGGGCACCACTTGCTGCACCAGGTTGAGGGGCTCTGGGGAGGTTCAGGCAGGGCAGCATTTTAACATCCATTCGTCTATGCATTTAGGTGACGACAAGCCTAGTTCTCTTCCACGTGCTATCGCCCAATTCAAAATGACCACAGCTAATCTG
Above is a genomic segment from Lemur catta isolate mLemCat1 chromosome 13, mLemCat1.pri, whole genome shotgun sequence containing:
- the CLN5 gene encoding ceroid-lipofuscinosis neuronal protein 5 isoform X2, which produces MLGRPLPPGPGGAGSSGSRLMAQAGNSGPGAKGRRGAVPGRASWRWALALLWLAATWCWPRASGGAPRRRWPVPYKRFSFRPEPDPYCQAKYTFCPTGSPVPVMKGDDVIEVFRLQAPVWEFKYGDLLGHLKIMHDAIGFRSKLTGKNYTMEWYELFQLGNCTFPHIRPEMNAPFWCNQGAACFFEGIDDTHWKENGTLVLVATISVLVIDERSSAELSSITCSVTLGHILPYWSVCRMGMIPP
- the CLN5 gene encoding ceroid-lipofuscinosis neuronal protein 5 isoform X1, with the protein product MLGRPLPPGPGGAGSSGSRLMAQAGNSGPGAKGRRGAVPGRASWRWALALLWLAATWCWPRASGGAPRRRWPVPYKRFSFRPEPDPYCQAKYTFCPTGSPVPVMKGDDVIEVFRLQAPVWEFKYGDLLGHLKIMHDAIGFRSKLTGKNYTMEWYELFQLGNCTFPHIRPEMNAPFWCNQGAACFFEGIDDTHWKENGTLVLVATISGNMFNKMAKWVKQDNETGIYYETWTVQASPAKGAETWFESYDCSKFVLRTYEKLAELGAEFKKIETNYTRIFLYSGEPTYLGNETSVFGPSGNKSLALAIRRFYYPFKPHLSTKEFLLSLLQIFDAVIIHRQFYLFYNFEYWFLPMKYPFIKITYEEIPLPNRNKTFPGL